The following coding sequences are from one Virgibacillus necropolis window:
- a CDS encoding PP2C family protein-serine/threonine phosphatase: MKIDAANYKDLLKHYIETQDEQSLYGAEQISKTFIKNNILPEEIVSLHNQALAEIYPDLFVDFQRSMDFLMESMISYGLAHQEYQTLREKQIELKSEISVAAGMQDTLLATSKPEIEGLEIGAISVPAHQLNGDYYHFIKGEDGSLGVAVADVIGKGIPAALCMSMIKYSMDSFPEQTMNPKTILGNLNRVVERNVDPSMFITMFYAQYNPKDGKLLYSTAGHEPGYFYSAKTNTFKEIEAKGLVLGVSKETKYKQYESSMEDGDMVILLTDGVTECRQGDRFIESEEVLDIIRQHVHLPAQKMVDLVYKYFERLQNFQLRDDFTLIILRK, from the coding sequence ATGAAAATAGACGCTGCTAATTATAAAGATTTGTTGAAGCATTATATTGAAACACAAGATGAACAATCCTTATACGGTGCAGAACAAATAAGTAAAACGTTTATAAAAAATAATATACTACCAGAGGAAATTGTAAGCTTGCACAATCAGGCATTAGCGGAAATATACCCCGATTTATTTGTAGACTTTCAGCGTTCAATGGATTTTTTAATGGAATCTATGATTTCGTATGGTCTTGCACATCAAGAGTATCAAACACTACGCGAGAAACAAATTGAATTGAAATCTGAAATATCTGTTGCTGCAGGGATGCAAGATACATTGTTAGCCACGTCGAAGCCTGAGATAGAGGGCTTAGAAATCGGAGCTATTAGTGTCCCTGCTCACCAATTGAATGGTGATTATTACCACTTTATTAAAGGGGAAGACGGCTCACTTGGTGTGGCAGTTGCTGATGTAATCGGAAAAGGTATTCCTGCTGCTCTTTGCATGTCGATGATTAAATATTCCATGGACAGTTTCCCCGAACAAACAATGAATCCAAAAACTATTCTTGGAAATTTAAATCGTGTTGTCGAGCGAAACGTTGACCCAAGTATGTTTATTACGATGTTTTATGCACAATATAATCCCAAGGACGGGAAACTTTTATATTCAACTGCAGGTCATGAGCCAGGGTACTTTTATAGTGCTAAAACAAATACATTTAAAGAAATTGAAGCAAAAGGTCTTGTATTAGGGGTTTCAAAAGAAACAAAATATAAGCAATATGAAAGTTCCATGGAAGATGGGGATATGGTCATCTTACTTACTGATGGGGTCACAGAATGTCGCCAAGGCGATCGTTTTATTGAAAGTGAAGAAGTACTAGATATCATCAGGCAACACGTCCATTTACCAGCACAAAAAATGGTTGACCTTGTGTACAAATACTTTGAGCGACTTCAAAACTTCCAGCTCCGTGATGAT